The following coding sequences lie in one Alloacidobacterium dinghuense genomic window:
- a CDS encoding NUDIX domain-containing protein has product MPKRSAGLLMYRRREDRMEVLLAHPGGPFWAKKDLGAWSIPKGEFDSDEDALQAAKREFEEESGVVPSGDFVALGEVKQAGGKIVTAWGVEGDCDSSALKSNTFSMEWPPRSGRMAEFPEVDRWGWFSLDAARERILAGQRAFLERLIELV; this is encoded by the coding sequence ATGCCGAAGCGCAGTGCGGGTTTATTGATGTATCGTCGCCGCGAAGACCGGATGGAAGTTTTGCTGGCGCATCCGGGTGGGCCCTTCTGGGCGAAGAAGGATTTGGGCGCGTGGTCGATTCCGAAAGGCGAGTTTGATTCCGACGAGGATGCGCTGCAGGCTGCGAAGCGCGAGTTCGAGGAAGAGTCCGGCGTTGTGCCTTCTGGCGATTTTGTTGCGCTGGGTGAGGTGAAGCAGGCTGGCGGAAAGATTGTGACGGCGTGGGGTGTTGAGGGAGATTGCGATTCGTCTGCGCTCAAGAGTAATACGTTTTCAATGGAGTGGCCGCCGCGCTCTGGGCGCATGGCTGAGTTTCCCGAGGTGGATCGGTGGGGGTGGTTCTCTCTGGATGCGGCTCGGGAGCGGATACTGGCTGGACAGAGGGCTTTTCTGGAAAGATTGATTGAGTTAGTGTGA
- a CDS encoding UvrD-helicase domain-containing protein, whose amino-acid sequence MPDLRLTPPDQGARDEALSTEASYIVQAPAGSGKTELLTHRFLKLLAHVDEPEQILAITFTRAATAEMRSRVLKKLEEAASSRVSDADDVLLVSARAALAHAEKRGWNLLDQPHRLDIQTIDSLCMRVAHEQPLLARMGGQLQPQENALPLYQNAARRTLANLGGRNRELHAALTQFLQLRDNNLQDTQRLIAEMLAHRDQWIHTLPLNRQLTAEDWDEARLQFEAPFRRAINRVLRKVHTILSSEAIVADELVELASYAARNQSDIDLRAISHIRTLPGPNEKFFDQWICICCLLLTKSNDAWRKQVTAKEGFPPSTIRRKDSVEQQYKDRMMSLIGRLSQYDGLRESLCAIRNLPPPRYDSDQWQTLRNLFTVLHYAAAELRVLFAEENAVDFVELGISALHVLEQEHPSERVLSVSERVRHLLVDEFQDTSRRQHLLVRALLRAWNQGDGRTCFFVGDPMQSIYMFRQAEVELFEQVRQHGVVTAGQQHPCTPLQLTANFRSHGGLTDPLNDYFDKIFARTRTAGAAAVPFSASQAVSKALPGKSIHLHPQFVPRGDEDALAEAREHEAEQLLCTIQEHLPRVQKAALTADPDKSYTVAVLARARQHLALIAQKLHENNIPFRSVELETLSERQEILDLLSLIRALLHPMDRIAWLSVLRAPWCGLTLQDLYILCGSDDKQFALHPVQQLIEERLPLLSEDGQERLRRTYAVLTRALEVRYRMDQSPSLAGWIERVWHSLGGPLCLDEQQRENVRVFFTMLDTVAPDGIECLSEGFDHKLSRLFSQPDPRASERFGVQLMTIHKAKGLGFDVVLAPGLDRSTGRDRQQLICMLERVSIDNPDVDELLVAPIGSKGEDTHPLYQWVRKQRQMREDEERKRVFYVACTRARRELHLFGTAVIGLKGSLEPGWPDSLLATAWPALQTEFESVYQAQSKQIVIPFPSAPQPGVVDIAAVAAPAHPPLVLRRLPSDLVIPAARANVTVASTLSGIADDREPFERPEGSRQQRVIGSVIHALLERLSRLFVQNPGISGGEIRTLLQPQATTMLRAAAFPADQSAATLTDILAAAESSAADATGRWLLGPHPGAQSEASWTGWVDGRLQTLRADRVFRAGAEPLQEGSDYFWIVDYKTALYSGTDIEGFLAEQRTFYEPQLASYGRALCQLHGKNLALRFGLYFPRMGRFRHWAG is encoded by the coding sequence ATGCCTGACCTTCGCCTTACGCCTCCTGACCAAGGCGCACGCGACGAAGCGCTGAGCACTGAGGCGTCCTATATTGTGCAGGCACCCGCCGGCTCTGGCAAGACTGAGCTGCTTACGCATCGCTTTCTCAAGCTGCTTGCACATGTGGATGAACCGGAACAGATTTTGGCCATCACTTTCACTCGCGCGGCAACAGCAGAAATGCGCTCACGCGTGCTGAAGAAACTGGAAGAGGCGGCCAGCAGCCGTGTTTCGGATGCCGATGATGTCCTTCTCGTATCGGCGCGGGCCGCGCTGGCGCACGCCGAGAAGCGAGGCTGGAATCTGCTGGACCAGCCTCACCGTCTCGACATCCAGACGATTGACTCGCTCTGCATGCGCGTCGCCCACGAACAACCGTTGCTGGCACGCATGGGTGGGCAGCTACAACCGCAGGAAAATGCGCTGCCACTTTATCAGAATGCGGCACGTCGCACGCTTGCCAACCTTGGTGGACGGAATCGTGAGTTGCATGCCGCACTCACGCAGTTTCTTCAGTTGCGCGATAACAATCTGCAAGATACGCAGCGCCTCATCGCGGAAATGCTGGCGCACAGAGATCAGTGGATCCACACGCTCCCGCTGAATCGTCAACTCACCGCAGAAGACTGGGATGAGGCACGCTTGCAATTCGAAGCGCCCTTCCGTCGTGCGATCAATCGCGTTCTGAGGAAGGTTCATACCATTCTCAGCTCAGAAGCGATCGTTGCAGATGAGTTGGTCGAATTGGCAAGCTATGCGGCTCGAAACCAGTCAGATATCGATCTTCGAGCGATCTCTCACATACGCACTTTACCCGGGCCGAATGAAAAGTTCTTTGATCAGTGGATATGTATTTGCTGTCTTCTGCTGACGAAGAGCAACGATGCATGGCGCAAGCAAGTCACAGCGAAAGAAGGATTCCCTCCATCAACAATCCGCCGCAAAGATTCGGTCGAACAGCAATACAAAGATCGGATGATGTCGCTCATCGGCCGTCTTTCACAGTACGATGGACTGCGCGAGTCTCTTTGCGCCATCCGTAATTTACCACCACCTCGATATGACAGCGATCAGTGGCAAACACTACGGAATCTATTTACAGTTCTTCACTACGCAGCCGCTGAATTGCGTGTTCTTTTTGCGGAAGAGAACGCAGTCGACTTCGTAGAACTCGGGATATCCGCGCTGCATGTACTTGAGCAGGAGCATCCGAGCGAACGTGTTCTCAGCGTCAGCGAGCGTGTGAGGCACTTGCTCGTAGACGAGTTTCAAGACACATCACGCCGCCAACACTTGCTCGTGCGCGCGCTGCTCCGCGCATGGAATCAAGGGGACGGGCGCACCTGTTTTTTTGTAGGCGATCCAATGCAGTCGATCTACATGTTTCGCCAGGCCGAGGTCGAGTTGTTTGAACAAGTGCGACAGCATGGCGTCGTGACTGCCGGGCAGCAGCATCCTTGCACACCACTTCAACTCACTGCGAATTTTCGATCGCATGGCGGACTGACCGATCCTTTGAACGATTACTTTGACAAGATCTTCGCCAGAACTCGTACGGCAGGCGCTGCCGCTGTTCCGTTCTCTGCGTCCCAGGCTGTCAGCAAGGCGCTTCCCGGGAAATCCATTCATCTTCATCCACAGTTCGTGCCACGCGGAGACGAAGATGCGCTTGCTGAAGCGCGTGAGCATGAAGCAGAGCAACTACTGTGCACGATTCAGGAACATCTGCCACGTGTCCAGAAAGCGGCACTTACTGCGGATCCCGATAAGTCCTACACGGTTGCGGTGCTGGCGCGTGCGCGACAACATCTGGCGTTGATTGCGCAGAAGCTGCATGAGAACAATATTCCCTTTCGCTCCGTTGAGCTGGAGACACTTTCTGAGCGGCAGGAGATTCTCGACCTGCTTTCACTGATCCGCGCACTGCTGCATCCGATGGATCGCATTGCGTGGCTGTCAGTGTTGCGTGCGCCATGGTGCGGACTGACGCTGCAGGATCTGTATATTCTCTGCGGGAGCGATGACAAGCAGTTTGCCCTTCATCCAGTGCAGCAACTCATCGAAGAACGTTTGCCACTGCTAAGCGAGGATGGACAGGAGCGGTTGCGTCGCACATACGCTGTGCTGACGCGGGCGCTTGAGGTTCGCTATCGGATGGATCAATCTCCTTCATTGGCGGGGTGGATTGAGCGGGTGTGGCATAGCCTGGGTGGCCCCCTTTGCCTGGACGAGCAGCAGCGGGAGAATGTGCGCGTCTTCTTCACAATGCTCGATACCGTCGCGCCGGATGGGATTGAGTGCCTGAGCGAAGGGTTCGATCATAAGCTCAGCCGCCTGTTCTCCCAGCCTGACCCGCGTGCCAGCGAGCGGTTCGGGGTGCAGTTGATGACCATCCATAAGGCCAAGGGATTGGGGTTTGATGTGGTGCTGGCGCCGGGCCTGGATCGAAGCACTGGCCGTGACCGGCAGCAGCTGATCTGCATGCTGGAGCGGGTGAGTATCGACAATCCGGATGTGGATGAGTTGCTGGTGGCGCCCATCGGCAGCAAGGGCGAGGATACGCATCCGCTGTATCAGTGGGTGCGGAAGCAGCGCCAGATGCGCGAGGATGAAGAGCGCAAGCGCGTCTTCTATGTTGCCTGCACGCGGGCGCGGCGCGAACTGCATCTCTTCGGCACAGCAGTGATTGGCCTCAAAGGCTCGCTTGAGCCTGGATGGCCGGACAGCTTGCTGGCTACAGCGTGGCCTGCTCTACAGACGGAGTTTGAATCGGTCTATCAGGCACAGTCGAAGCAGATTGTCATTCCGTTTCCGTCGGCTCCGCAGCCGGGCGTGGTGGACATTGCGGCGGTTGCTGCTCCGGCGCATCCTCCGCTCGTTTTGCGGCGCTTGCCCTCCGATCTCGTCATTCCGGCCGCTAGAGCAAATGTAACTGTCGCGAGCACATTGTCCGGTATTGCGGATGATCGTGAACCGTTCGAACGACCGGAAGGGTCGCGTCAACAACGCGTCATTGGCAGCGTGATTCATGCACTTTTGGAGCGTTTAAGCAGGCTTTTCGTGCAAAATCCGGGGATTTCAGGCGGTGAAATACGCACGCTGCTTCAGCCGCAGGCTACAACCATGCTACGGGCTGCCGCCTTTCCTGCAGATCAGTCGGCGGCAACACTGACCGATATCCTCGCCGCGGCGGAGTCATCGGCTGCGGACGCGACTGGACGCTGGCTGCTCGGTCCGCATCCGGGGGCGCAGTCGGAGGCATCGTGGACAGGGTGGGTCGATGGCAGATTGCAGACGCTTCGGGCGGACCGCGTCTTTCGCGCGGGGGCTGAACCGCTCCAGGAAGGTTCGGACTATTTCTGGATAGTGGATTACAAGACTGCGCTTTATTCCGGGACTGATATTGAGGGCTTTCTTGCCGAGCAGCGCACGTTCTATGAACCACAGCTTGCGTCGTATGGACGCGCACTTTGCCAGCTTCACGGAAAGAATCTAGCATTGCGGTTTGGGCTTTATTTTCCTCGAATGGGTCGATTCAGGCATTGGGCGGGCTGA
- a CDS encoding PD-(D/E)XK nuclease family protein: MTDDILNALAGGAVVITANARAARALILRHGEHQRAARLSMWSTPAIFDWDTWLARLWQEYSFLDTSAPLLLTSLQEQTLWMHVQQSDANLVVSPEALASLAQSAYARLSEYQQHERRSNAWFESDAEHFRQWTKQFDQLCSNHNWVSRSKIESLVSQAYRADTLPKHVLLVGFDHFTPAQQSLLQHLRDAGIVVDVALPAPVKTANKLLLVANEAREELLTCAEWCRQRLESDPNIRIGVVAPDVSNIRAEADRVFRNVLMPQSLDLANDTAAMPFEFSLGTPLATIPLIRAALLLLRWISEPLLEEDISWLLLSGFFHGNRGEILDLAKQDFKQRDSGALSPEVSLRAFVKRNASTHFSKCLAKLLKATDEGRMQTSTHAYGSWSELVTRFLQLAEWPGFRAPDSVQFQAQQRWLRLLDEISLLDFAGRTITYSEFLRTLDRHANETTFSAESHHAPIQILGAFESSGQTFDAIWFLGVDDTRWPQTGRPHPLLPLTLQRQARMPHCDAATDTEIALIVTRRIADNARECIFSYARQNKEGELRPSPILAAIFDDNIDAVSAAEFRARIGVPESKPLHLESESAIVASQIAAWPVERVAGGADVLRDQSACPFRAFGMRRLAAQPLNRTEWGLDAAQRGSLLHSILEAIWSPETPEPFRMISLDDLKSVVAAQRLDEALRYHIGNAFRRLVHEHSEDSWMQAYLESEQQRLLVRLHDWMMYEAMRQPFIVAKREERLRDVSVGELKLNLRADRIDELPDSSHVLIDYKTGEVSPSAWKGERLDEPQLPLYAVHGNVERVSGLVFAQIRAGKPVFVGRAANAHQNLMADLTASSSLVSQPYDNNMHDAWQQALHQLAEEFLHGEASVDPKRRADTCMYCELPGLCRVAEAGLANEPDESETENA; this comes from the coding sequence TTGACGGATGACATTCTGAATGCTCTCGCAGGCGGTGCAGTGGTGATCACAGCAAATGCCCGCGCGGCACGTGCTTTGATACTGAGACATGGAGAGCACCAGCGAGCAGCTCGTCTCTCAATGTGGTCGACGCCGGCAATTTTCGATTGGGATACCTGGCTGGCTCGTCTTTGGCAGGAATACAGCTTTTTAGACACAAGTGCTCCTCTGTTGCTTACGTCGCTTCAGGAACAGACCTTATGGATGCATGTGCAACAAAGCGATGCAAATCTTGTCGTGTCACCCGAAGCACTAGCCTCCCTGGCTCAAAGCGCCTATGCGCGCCTCAGTGAGTATCAGCAGCATGAGAGACGAAGCAACGCCTGGTTTGAGTCGGATGCAGAACACTTTCGCCAATGGACAAAACAATTCGATCAACTCTGTAGCAATCACAACTGGGTGAGTCGCAGCAAAATCGAATCTCTAGTCTCTCAAGCATACCGAGCCGACACTCTGCCCAAACACGTTCTTCTGGTGGGCTTCGATCATTTCACACCGGCCCAACAATCACTACTACAACACCTCCGCGATGCCGGTATCGTGGTTGACGTAGCCCTGCCAGCACCTGTGAAGACCGCTAACAAGTTGCTTCTTGTCGCAAACGAAGCCCGCGAAGAATTGCTCACGTGTGCCGAGTGGTGCAGGCAAAGACTGGAGAGCGACCCAAATATCCGTATTGGTGTGGTCGCGCCGGATGTCAGTAATATTCGCGCAGAAGCTGATCGTGTCTTCCGCAACGTGTTGATGCCACAATCTCTCGATCTGGCAAATGACACGGCGGCGATGCCGTTTGAATTTTCGCTCGGCACACCACTGGCAACGATCCCCCTTATCCGCGCAGCACTCCTTCTGTTGCGTTGGATCAGCGAACCGCTGCTCGAAGAAGACATTTCGTGGCTCCTGCTCTCGGGTTTCTTTCACGGCAACCGTGGCGAGATTCTCGATCTGGCAAAGCAGGATTTTAAGCAACGCGATTCCGGGGCATTGTCCCCTGAAGTCTCGCTCAGAGCCTTCGTTAAGCGCAATGCTTCAACTCATTTTTCCAAATGTCTGGCAAAACTGCTGAAAGCGACTGACGAAGGCCGCATGCAGACGAGCACTCACGCCTATGGGAGTTGGAGCGAACTGGTTACTCGATTCCTGCAACTCGCGGAATGGCCCGGTTTCCGCGCTCCCGATAGCGTGCAATTCCAGGCACAACAACGCTGGCTCAGACTGCTGGACGAAATCTCTCTACTCGACTTCGCTGGCCGGACAATCACTTATTCAGAATTTCTACGTACTCTGGACAGGCACGCCAATGAGACGACTTTTTCCGCGGAGTCCCATCACGCTCCGATACAGATCCTTGGCGCTTTTGAATCATCTGGGCAGACGTTCGACGCAATCTGGTTTCTCGGTGTCGATGATACCCGGTGGCCGCAGACGGGTAGGCCACATCCGCTGCTGCCGCTTACACTGCAGCGACAGGCAAGGATGCCGCACTGTGATGCCGCCACCGACACCGAAATCGCTCTCATCGTGACGCGGCGGATCGCGGACAACGCTCGGGAGTGCATTTTCAGCTATGCGCGGCAGAACAAGGAGGGTGAGCTTCGACCCTCTCCAATCCTTGCTGCGATCTTCGACGACAACATAGATGCGGTCTCGGCTGCCGAGTTTCGCGCGCGAATCGGTGTCCCAGAATCCAAACCTTTACATCTTGAGTCCGAGTCGGCGATCGTTGCCTCGCAGATTGCAGCTTGGCCAGTCGAGCGCGTCGCGGGCGGTGCGGACGTACTGAGAGATCAGTCGGCTTGCCCGTTTCGCGCATTTGGCATGCGCAGACTAGCCGCGCAGCCGCTGAACCGCACGGAGTGGGGTCTTGATGCGGCGCAACGCGGAAGCTTACTGCATTCCATTCTGGAAGCCATCTGGTCTCCTGAGACGCCTGAGCCGTTTCGCATGATCTCTCTCGACGACCTCAAGAGTGTGGTAGCAGCGCAACGTCTCGATGAAGCCTTACGCTATCACATCGGAAATGCTTTTCGGAGACTCGTTCATGAGCATTCAGAAGATAGCTGGATGCAGGCTTACCTTGAGTCTGAACAGCAGAGATTACTTGTCCGTCTGCACGATTGGATGATGTACGAAGCAATGCGTCAGCCTTTCATTGTTGCGAAACGAGAGGAGAGATTGAGAGACGTAAGCGTCGGTGAGTTGAAGCTGAACCTGCGCGCTGATCGCATCGACGAGCTTCCTGACAGTTCGCACGTTCTCATTGATTACAAGACCGGGGAAGTATCACCGTCAGCATGGAAGGGAGAGCGACTCGATGAGCCGCAGCTCCCTCTCTACGCGGTGCACGGAAACGTCGAGCGAGTCAGCGGACTTGTTTTTGCGCAGATTCGAGCTGGCAAACCAGTATTCGTTGGTCGCGCCGCAAATGCACATCAAAATCTGATGGCTGATTTGACTGCGTCGAGCTCACTCGTCAGTCAGCCCTATGACAACAACATGCATGATGCGTGGCAACAGGCGCTGCACCAGCTGGCAGAAGAATTCCTGCACGGTGAGGCATCCGTGGATCCCAAACGCCGCGCCGACACCTGCATGTATTGCGAGCTGCCGGGTTTGTGTCGTGTGGCAGAAGCCGGTCTGGCGAATGAACCCGATGAGTCGGAGACCGAGAATGCCTGA
- a CDS encoding SCO family protein — translation MLPIGCRQPTNSEVAQSASGEANAKHYPVRGKIVTVDATHGEIVLDAAAIPGFMDAMTMPYKLKNPSIISELHPGDSITATLIATDKSDLLDEIVVIAQAKPDYKPSFFYHPIQPGDQLPDFHLLNQSDKQIRLAQFRGKVLLMTFIYTRCPLADFCPRMSRNFAQIDKALAADPALYKKTHLLSVSFDPDYDTPQVLRSYGSSYTGKYTNETFDHWDFAAPSKADLAPVLRFFDVGATPEKDRTITHSLSTLVIGPDGKVFKWYPTNDWTPDQIVNDVKQLVGQQGKA, via the coding sequence GTGCTTCCAATCGGTTGCCGCCAACCTACGAATTCAGAAGTTGCGCAGTCAGCGTCGGGTGAGGCTAACGCAAAGCACTATCCCGTGCGCGGCAAGATTGTGACCGTTGATGCGACGCATGGTGAGATTGTTCTGGATGCAGCTGCGATTCCCGGCTTTATGGACGCAATGACGATGCCATACAAACTCAAGAATCCCTCGATCATCAGCGAACTTCATCCCGGCGACAGCATCACGGCTACGCTGATCGCGACGGATAAGTCAGACTTGCTGGATGAGATTGTCGTCATTGCGCAGGCTAAGCCAGACTACAAGCCCAGCTTCTTTTACCATCCGATTCAGCCTGGCGATCAGCTGCCTGATTTCCACCTGCTGAACCAGAGCGATAAGCAGATTCGTCTGGCGCAGTTTCGAGGCAAGGTGCTGCTGATGACGTTCATCTATACGCGCTGTCCGCTAGCGGATTTCTGTCCGCGGATGAGCCGCAACTTTGCGCAGATCGATAAAGCGCTTGCCGCAGACCCGGCACTCTACAAAAAAACCCACCTGCTGAGTGTGAGCTTCGATCCCGATTACGACACGCCCCAGGTATTGCGCAGCTATGGCTCCTCTTACACTGGCAAATATACGAACGAGACGTTTGATCATTGGGATTTTGCCGCGCCGAGCAAAGCCGACTTGGCTCCTGTGCTGCGGTTCTTTGACGTGGGCGCGACGCCTGAGAAAGATCGCACGATTACGCATTCGCTCTCGACGCTTGTGATCGGGCCGGACGGTAAGGTTTTCAAGTGGTATCCAACGAATGACTGGACACCAGATCAGATTGTGAACGATGTGAAGCAGTTGGTTGGGCAGCAGGGGAAAGCATGA
- a CDS encoding gluconokinase, translated as MILIVMGVSGSGKTTLAQMLVKLTGWQFAEGDDYHSEANRQKMHSGIPLTDEDRAPWLATLHELISKWHLRGEDGILTCSALKQTYRETLTADLPIEAYRFILTEAPKEVISQRMHARHHFMPAELLDSQIATLELPANALRVSALEPPEVAGRKVLETLGIATSTTTN; from the coding sequence ATGATCCTTATCGTGATGGGTGTGAGTGGTTCGGGGAAGACGACGTTGGCGCAGATGCTCGTGAAGCTTACCGGTTGGCAGTTTGCTGAGGGTGATGATTATCACAGCGAAGCGAACCGACAAAAGATGCACTCTGGTATTCCTCTTACGGACGAAGATCGCGCACCTTGGCTGGCGACACTGCATGAGTTGATTTCTAAGTGGCATCTTCGCGGTGAAGACGGCATATTGACGTGCTCGGCGCTGAAGCAGACGTATCGCGAGACCCTGACGGCTGATCTGCCCATCGAGGCGTATCGATTTATCCTGACCGAAGCTCCGAAGGAAGTCATCTCGCAGCGGATGCATGCGCGGCACCATTTCATGCCCGCGGAATTGCTTGACAGCCAGATTGCAACGCTGGAACTTCCAGCAAATGCGCTGCGTGTGTCCGCTTTAGAGCCCCCTGAAGTCGCGGGTCGCAAGGTTCTGGAGACACTGGGGATTGCGACTTCGACTACAACAAATTGA
- a CDS encoding ABC transporter ATP-binding protein — MGSMRPGSMSMKAERSGGHRSAIRAAAGDQPKKKTDFKKVLPEIWKLVRPRRGLLLFGLCLMAVNRVAGLVLPASTKYLIDSVLRPHHPEKLLPLVGVVFAATAIQAATSFSLTQLLSKAAQRMIAELRKQVQQHIGLLPVSFYDSNRTGNLVSRIMTDVEGVRNLIGTGLVDFLGGIMTAILAFGLLMHTSRKITLIVFAIISFFVLILRRAFKTIRPIFRERGKINAEVTGRLTESLGGVRVVKGYHAESREAGVFAQGVQRLLDNVMRSLTATSAMSFMATTVMGIVGAIVMLLGGREVLAQRITLGDYFQFNMFLAFMIAPVFQIVNVGTQLTEAVAGMDRTVEILNEMDEFSDPHRTETLAEINGDVAFDDVRFSYEKDKPVLHGISFEARPGTVTALVGSSGSGKSTIISLVCGFHNPDSGRVLVDGIDLSTVKLDYYRSQLGVVLQESFLFDGTIRENVVFSYPDATERQFLEACRIARVDEFAERFPDGYDTIIGERGVKLSGGQRQRLSIARAILADPRILILDEATSSLDSESEQMIQHGLSYLMQGRTTFVIAHRLSTIRRADQILVVEGGSIIERGTHESLYALGGRYYDLYTRQHGLEANLFLAPGEGDTVEETT, encoded by the coding sequence ATGGGTTCTATGCGGCCGGGTTCGATGTCGATGAAGGCTGAGCGCAGCGGCGGACACCGGAGCGCTATTCGCGCGGCGGCGGGTGATCAGCCGAAGAAAAAAACCGATTTCAAGAAGGTGCTTCCGGAAATCTGGAAGCTGGTTCGTCCGCGACGCGGCCTGCTGCTGTTCGGTCTCTGCCTGATGGCCGTGAATCGCGTGGCTGGACTGGTACTGCCGGCTTCTACCAAGTACCTCATCGACTCGGTTTTGCGCCCGCATCACCCTGAAAAGCTGCTTCCTCTCGTCGGTGTCGTCTTTGCGGCAACCGCGATTCAGGCGGCCACATCGTTCTCACTCACACAACTCCTCTCAAAGGCGGCACAGCGGATGATCGCTGAGCTGCGCAAGCAGGTGCAGCAGCATATCGGGCTGCTTCCGGTCAGTTTCTATGACAGCAACCGCACAGGCAATCTGGTCTCGCGCATCATGACGGATGTGGAAGGCGTCCGGAACCTGATTGGAACGGGGCTGGTCGACTTTCTGGGCGGCATTATGACGGCGATTCTGGCGTTTGGTCTGCTGATGCATACGAGCCGCAAGATCACGCTGATCGTGTTCGCTATCATCAGCTTTTTCGTTCTCATACTGCGGCGGGCCTTCAAGACGATTCGTCCCATCTTCCGCGAGCGTGGCAAGATCAATGCGGAAGTGACGGGGCGGCTGACTGAATCGCTTGGCGGTGTGCGGGTGGTGAAGGGCTACCATGCCGAATCGCGCGAGGCCGGGGTTTTTGCCCAGGGAGTGCAGCGGCTGCTCGACAATGTGATGCGCTCGCTGACGGCTACGAGCGCCATGTCGTTTATGGCGACGACTGTCATGGGGATCGTGGGCGCCATCGTGATGCTGCTGGGCGGGCGCGAGGTGCTGGCGCAGCGGATAACGCTTGGCGACTACTTCCAGTTCAACATGTTTCTCGCCTTCATGATCGCTCCGGTCTTTCAAATCGTGAACGTTGGCACGCAACTCACGGAGGCAGTTGCCGGGATGGATCGAACGGTCGAGATCCTGAACGAGATGGATGAGTTCAGCGACCCTCACCGCACGGAAACACTCGCTGAAATCAACGGTGACGTTGCGTTCGACGACGTCCGCTTCAGCTATGAGAAGGACAAGCCGGTGCTGCATGGCATCTCGTTTGAGGCACGGCCGGGCACGGTAACGGCTCTGGTTGGGTCGTCGGGTTCGGGGAAGTCGACGATCATCAGCCTGGTTTGCGGCTTCCATAACCCGGATTCAGGGCGGGTGCTGGTAGACGGTATTGATCTTTCGACGGTCAAGCTGGACTACTATCGCAGCCAGCTTGGCGTGGTGCTGCAGGAGTCGTTTCTTTTCGACGGGACCATTCGGGAGAATGTGGTGTTCTCGTATCCGGACGCGACCGAGCGGCAGTTTCTTGAAGCTTGCCGCATCGCCCGCGTCGACGAGTTTGCCGAGCGTTTTCCCGATGGCTACGACACGATCATCGGCGAGCGCGGTGTGAAGCTTTCAGGCGGGCAGCGCCAGCGGCTTTCGATTGCGCGCGCGATTCTTGCCGACCCGCGGATTCTGATTCTGGACGAGGCGACCTCGTCGCTCGATTCAGAGTCCGAGCAGATGATTCAGCACGGGCTGAGCTACCTGATGCAGGGGCGCACTACCTTTGTGATTGCGCACCGCCTGTCGACCATTCGCCGTGCCGACCAGATTCTGGTCGTCGAGGGCGGTTCAATTATCGAGCGTGGAACGCATGAGAGCCTGTATGCCCTTGGCGGGCGGTACTACGATCTCTACACGCGGCAACATGGGCTGGAGGCGAATCTGTTTCTTGCTCCAGGCGAGGGCGATACGGTCGAGGAGACTACCTGA